The sequence below is a genomic window from Nocardia fluminea.
GAATTGTGTTCGATACCAACCACTTTGCGTTCAGTAAGCGTTGCTCACGAGTTGTGGTAGCTTCGCGAGGTTCGTCGGATCTGCGCAGGAGGCTCGGTCGTTGTCTTCCCACTGTGCACGCCGCCGGGGGTCGGCCTTTCTGCTCGCCGCACTGCTCGGGATCGGCGCGCTCGTCACACCCGCGCGCGCGGCGGCGGATCCGTACGTCGACCAGCTCGCCGACGCTGCCGCCACCCCGGCCCTCGGGTGGGAAACGTGCTCGGACGGGTTCGAGTGCGCGTCGGCTCGGGTACCGATGGACTACAACAGCCCGCAGGCCGCCCAGATCGACCTGGCGGTCATCAAGTTGCCCGCCGCCGATCCCGCCCGCCGCATCGGCACCTTGTTCGTCAATTTCGGTGGGCCCGGCCCCTCCGGCGTCGACCGCCTGCGCGAGCGAGCCCGCTGGCCGTGGCTGTTCTCCGACGAACTGCGCGCCCGCTTCGACCTGGTGTCCTGGGATCCGCGCGCGGTCTCGCGCAGCGCGGGCACGCAGTGTTTCGCCGGTGCCGACGAGCAGGCCGCGTACCTCGGCTCCTTCCCCGGCACACCCACCGATCCGCTCGACGAGCCCGCGTTCTTCGCCGCCTCCGCCGATCTCGCGGCCCGCTGCGCGCAGCACGCGGGGCCGATCCTGCGCCATGCCTCCACCGCGAACACCGCCCGCGACCTGGACCTGTTGCGGCGCGCGGTCGGCGACGAGGCCCTGACGTACCACGGCATCTCCTACGGCACCCAGGTCGGCGCGGTCTACGCCAACATGTTTCCCGGCCGGGTGCGCGCGATGGCGTTCGACGGTTCCCTCGATTTCGAGGGCAATGTGAACGGCCACGGTGCCGACGGCGTGAATCTGCCGCTCGACACCCGTCAGGGTGTGGCCGCGGGCATCGCCGAGACCTTCGACACCTTCCTGCGCGACTGTTCCGCCGCGGGTCCACGCTGCGCTTTCGCCGGGGGCGACCCGAAACTCAAGTGGATCGCGCTGGCCGAACGAGCTCGCCTGGCACCGATCACGGTCGCGGGCACACCGTGGACCTTCTCCCAGATCGTGAGCGCCGCGAGCAGTCTCTCCCGTCCCGATACCTACCCGGACCTGGCGATCCTGCTCCAAAGCCTCTTCGACGCGGCGACCGTACTGCCCGCCAAGGTCCCCGATGCCCTCTTCGCGGAGAACCACCCCGCCAATCGCGTCGAGGCCTTCTACACGATCCAATGCTCCGACAGCACCGTTCCCACCGACCCCACCGTCTACAGCCGGGCCGCCGCCGCCGAAGACCTCCAGTCCCGCTACTTCGGCCGGACCGCCGTCTTCAACGCCACGGCCTGCGCCTTCTGGCAGGCCGAGGACCGCGACCGCTACACCGGCCCGTGGAACCGCGAGACCGCCGCCCCGATCCTCGTCCTCAACAGCCGATACGACCCGGCCACACCACTACGCGGAGCCAAAGCCGGTGCGGCCCAATTGAACCGGGCCCAGGTAGTCGTGATCGAGGGCGCGGGCCACAGCTCCATGTACGTCCAGAGCACCTGCGCCGAACACCTCAAACGCGATTACCTGTTCACCGCCCAGCTCCCACCCGCCGGCATCAGCTGCGGGATCGACCGCTCACCGTTCGCGTGATCGGCTGACGCCTCTCACCGCGAGGTGCGTTCGTTCAGGAAGTCACGCAGTTGCTCCGCGCCGGGGCCGTAGTGCATGTGGACCCCCGAGGCGTAGAAGGTCGCCACGTCGACGCCCTGTCCGACCAGGTCGACGAGCTCGCTCAGCTGCGTGGAATCCACCAGCGCGATCACTGCGTCGACCACCGCGCGGATATCACCGGACTTGATCGCCTCGACGAGCGCGCTCCGCCGGGCGTCGACCTCGTTCGGTACGCCGAGCAGCGCGGGATCGGTTTTCGGCACGTCGGTGAACAGTCCGGCCGCCGCCTTCGCGAGGTCGAGACCGATCGGGGCCAGACCCGCCAGCTCGGCACCGGCCCCGGCCGAATCGCCGTCGTCGAGCAATTCGACGGCGCGCCAGCCCACTTCCTGGATCAGACCGATGTCGTGGGCGATCCGGATCATGTCCAGGCGCGACAACAACTCGGCGACCAGAGCTACGGCCATGGTCAGACCGGAGGGGTCGAGAATCGCCGCGGCGCCGAGGATTTCGGACACCAGCGCGAAGTCGACTCGGGCGGCCATCGTGATCGCCGGTGCGAACAAGTTGTTGAGCTCACCACTGAGCTGGTGCGCCGAGCGGACATCACGGTCCGCGATCGCCTCGGGCAGTTGGGCGAAACAGTCCATGATCCGGGGCATGGCGGCGGCGAGCCGCATCACGCCGGTGCCGATATTCGTGATCTGCTCGATGATCACGTTCGGCTGCAGGAGTTTCAGGATCTGCGCTCCGGCCGACAGCGTCGCCTCGTCCAGCCCGAGCAGCGGCGCGATCTCCGAGGCGACCTGATGTGCCAGCGGCGCCAGCGCGTCACGGAGACCCTCGACCGCGGTGTCGATCGCACCGTCCAGGCCGCCGTCGAGCAAGCGCTGTGCGGCATCGGCCAATTCGGTGGTCGCGGCGAGGGCCGCCTCGATATCCATCTGGTCGAGCACGTCGAGGATCGCCAGCGCCGCCGCCTCCGGCGAACCGGCCGCGGCGGCCCGCAGCTTCTCCCGTGCGGCCGGGAACTTCTGCACGAACGCGAGTAGTTCTCGCAGCGGACGCAGAACACCGGCGAGCGAATTCGCCTCGATCCCGATCTCGGCGACTTCGGTGGTCGCGCGGGGCGAGTCGACAGGCAGTGCCTCGGTACCGGCGGTGAGCGCGGACATCGTCGGTTTCACCCCGGCGAGCGCACCGCTGGACAGCTGCGAGACCAGTGATCGCGACAGCTCTCCCGCGAACGCGGGCAGGTCGGCGTTGCCGGAGAAGACCTGGCCGATCGCGGCCAGGAAGGGTTGGGCCCCTTCGCGAATCGAGCAGTACAGGTCGCCGTCCAGGCAGATCGTCCGTACCACCGGGGAAAGCTGTCCGAAACCGCCGGGCCGGATGCCCGCGAGGCCGCGCCCCGGCGCATGGGGCCCGAGCGCTGTGGTGGTGCTCGGATCGCGTTTGGGGTCGGCCAGCAGACCCACACCGATGACCCGCTCCGCCGAGATCGGACCACGCCCGTTGCCGATGTCCGCGACGACATCGCCCGCTCCGTCGGCACCCTGGCTGTAACCGGCGATCATGACCTTCGTCGAGGCACACAGCCCGCTCAGCATCTCGCGCAGCGCGGCGAGCAGGGTGTCCTTGGACTGGCTGTAGGTCAGTCCCTGATCGAAAGCCGAAGCGGCATAGGGCACGTACCGCACGTCGACGGCCTCACCCAGCGCGGCCGCGAGACCGTTGCCCACGGGCGCGAGCATGCCGATCGGTACGGCGGGGTCGGCGGTCGCGGTCGTTTCCCAGGTACCCGGCGCCATCAACGCCGTGAACGGAGCGCATCGGCTCGGCTCCTTCGCCGAGACCCGCCCCGCCTGCACACACATCACCGCGCACAGCACTGTCATGATCAGCGCGATCGCCTCGGCGGCAGGCAGGACGCCGGCGAAGATCCTCATACGGCGGTAGGCCACGGATTGAAACAATAACATTTCACTTCTTGTCCGCGGCCCGACCGCCTCACGAAGCGATACCCGCCGCTCCCTCGAAAACTAGGTCAGCAGGCAGAGCAGGTCATAGAGCGGAGGCTTCTCGACGCTTCCGGTCGAGAACAGCAACTGCGCGATCGGCGAACAGATCAGCTCCGCATCCGAGGAACCCGACCCGCCCTGCGACGAGCCCGAGTCCGCGATCGGCGCGGTCTGAACAGGAGTGGCGGAGGCGACAGCCGGCGCCCCGATGATCGCGCAGGACATGGCTGCGACGGTGACGAACTTCTTCATGCGCACAGCGAACACCACCGCACGAGCCGCCGGAGTGAAATGGCAACATTTCATCGCATCGTGATGACAGCCTCCAAAGACAAGCGACGAAAACCCACCTACCTCACCCGAGGAAGCGGACCCGTTCATCAGGGCATCTGAACGCGCAAAGGCACGGACTTCCGAGTGGAAGTCCGTGCCTCTGTTCGATATTCGCCTAGGCGGCAGATGCGCTCACGAGGAGCGCGGGCTCACCAGGAGCTCTTGTGCACGCCCGGGAGCTCACCGCGGTGCGCCATTTCGCGGACGCAGATGCGGCACAGGCCGAACTTGCGGTAGACCGCGTGCGGGCGACCGCAACGCTGGCAGCGGGTGTAGGCGCGGACGGCGAACTTAGGCTTGGCCTCCGCCTTGATGCGCAGTGCTTTCTTAGCCATGTGCTCAGTTCTCCTTGAACGGGAAGCCGAGGTGCTTCAGCAGCGCGCGGCCTTCTTCGTTGTTGGTCGCGGTGGTGACCACGGTGATGTCCATACCGCGCGGGCGGTCGATGGAATCCACGTCGATCTCGTGGAACATCGACTGCTCGCTGAGGCCGAACGTGTAGTTGCCGTTGCCGTCGAACTGCTTCGGCGACAGGCCGCGGAAGTCGCGGATACGGGGCAGCGCGATGGACACGAGGCGGTCCAGGAACTCCCACATACGGTCGCCACGAAGGGTGACCTTCGCGCCGATCGGCATGCCCTCACGCAGCTTGAACTGCGCGATCGACTTGGTGGCCTTACGGATTTCGGGCTTCTGGCCGGTGATCAGCTCGAGGTCCTTGACGGCACCGTTGATCAGCTTCGCGTCACGGGCGGCGTCGCCGACACCCATGTTCACGACGACCTTGACGACGCCGGGGATCTGCATCACGTTGGCGTATTCGAACTCGCCGTTCAGCGCGTCCTTGATCTCGGCGCGGTAGCGCGCCTTCAGCCGGGGCTGAGTCTGCTCAGAGGTGGTCATGTCAGATGTCCTTCCCGTTTTTACGGGAGATCCGGACGCGCTTGCCGGACTCTTCGTCGGTGCGGTAGCCGACGCGAGTCGGGTTACCGTCGGAGTCGACGACCATCACGTTGGAAACCTGGATGGGGGCTTCCTGGGTGACGATGCCACCCGAGGACGCGCCACGCTGGTTCGCGGAATCCGCGACGTGCTTCTTGATGCGGTTCACGCCTTCGACGAGAACCTTGCCGGTCGCCGGGAAGGCCTGGATGACCTTGCCCTTGGCGCCCTTGTCCTTGCCCGAAATGACGAGCACGGTGTCACCCTTGTGCACCTTCATGGTCAGAGCACCTCCGGGGCCAGCGAAACGATCTTCATGAAGCGCTTGTCACGCAGCTCACGGCCGACCGGGCCGAAGATACGGGTGCCACGAGGATCGTTGTCCGGCTTGATCAGCACGGCGGCGTTCTCGTCGAACTTGATGTAGGAACCGTCCGGACGACGACGCTCCTTGACCGTGCGAACGACGACAGCCTTGACGACGTCGCCCTTCTTCACGTTGGCGCCGGGGATGGCGTCCTTCACGGTGGCGACGATGATGTCACCGATACCGGCATAGCGACGCGACGAGCCACCGAGCACGCGGATGCAAAGGATTTCCTTCGCTCCGGTGTTGTCGGCGACGCGCAGTCGCGACTCCTGCTGAATCACTTCAGCACCTCCTGGACCTGGATGTATACGTACGCCGGATTGCCGACCCGACGCACATGGTCAGTCACCCTCCGGACGCGCGCCTGCCAGCGGAAATACCTTCCACTGGGGGTTCACTGCCGGATTGCGAGGGCATAGCTCCCGCAGGCAACCGTTCTAGTGTAGGTGAACCCCCGCGGCGAACCGAATCGGGGTGCGTCGACCAATTTGAAGTAGATATGTTTCAAACTGACTGCGTCGCGCACGGGCCGTTGCTAACGTCCCGCCATGAACATCACCCTGCCGATGAAGCGCCGTCTCGCCACCACGGCTACCGCGTTCGCCGCCGTCGTCACCATGGTGGCCCCGCACGCGAGCGCGGGACCCGTCATCGACATGCTCACCGACACGCTGACCGTCGGCTGCACCTCCAAGATCGACGTCGTCGGGCTCGACAACTACGTCGGCGCGCAGGTCGACTTCCTCGCCAACGGCAAGTTCTTCGCCAGCGACACCGTCGACCTGGAGGTGAACGTCGCGGGCGTCACCGTCGCCAAGGCCACGGCGTTCTATCACGTCGAGACCGAGGTCGAGGTGCAGCTGTCGCTGCTGCTGCACGCCACCGGCACCCCGCTGGTGACCAAGCGGGTACCCACCGTCATGAAGATCCTGAACGCGGGCAGCGGGCTGGCCTGCGACCTGGCGACGGGCAGTTCCGGCAGCGCCTCCTGACGGCAGCGGCCGAGCAAGGCCCGATCGGGGACTTCGCTCGGCCGCTACTCGACAGATCGATGTCTTGTCAGCCCTTCACCGGCGCCAGTTCCCACGGACCGTCGCCTTCGAGCGTCAGTACCTGGGTGTGGTGCTGGTCGACGGTGCTGCGGTGGGCCACCGAGACGACGATGGTGTCCGGGACCTCGGTGCGGATCAGTTTGTAGAGGGAGTACTCCAGCCCCTCGTCGACGGCGGAGGTCGCCTCGTCGAGGAAGACCACCTTGGGTCGGACCAGCAGGATGCGGGCGAAGGCCAAGCGCTGCTGCTCACCCGGGGACAGGATCTTCGCCCAGTCGTCCTCGTCGTCGAGACGGTCGACAAGGTGGCCGAGATGAACCTTGGCGAGGACCTCGCGCAGCGTCTCGTCGCTCACGTCTTCTGGCTTGACCGGGTATTCGACAGCCGTGCGCAGGTCGCCGAGCGGGAGGTAAGGCATCTGGGACAGGAACAATGTCTCGGTGCCTGCCGGACGACTGATCTCGCCAGCGGCGTAGGGCCACATCTGCGCCAGCGCGCGTAGCAATGTTGTCTTGCCGCTGCCCGAAGCACCCTTGATAACCAATGCGTCGCTGGGGTCGAGCCGCAAGGTCAAGTCGTCGATGAGTACCTCGCCGTCCGGCTTGCGGACATCGACCTTGTCAAGTTTTACCGTGTCGTCCAGATCCGTGGCGGCGATCTTGGGCAAGTCGCGAGAGTCGTTGCTGGCGATCATCAAGCCGTCGAGGCGGATCAGGGACGCCCGGTAAGCGGCGAAGTCGTCGTAGGACTCACGGAAGAACGACAGCGAGCTCTGGATCTCACCGAAAGCCGAAGCCGTCTGGTTCATCCCACCCAGGGTCACCGCACCACTGAAGAAACGGGGCGCCTGAATGAGGTACGGGAAGAGGTAAGCGGACTGGCCGACAACGAAGTTCCAGCCGGCGAACTTGAGGTACCGGTAGACGTAAGACCACTGCACCTGGATCACCTGGGCGAAACGGCCGAGCAGGCCGTTCCGTTCGACATCCTCGCCGTTGTAGAACGCCACGCTTTCAGCGGAGTCACGCACGCGCACCAGCGAGTAACGGAAATTGGCGTTCATCCGCTCGATCAAGAAGTTGATCCGAATCAGCGGGTGACCGATCCAGAAGGCGATCACGGTCGAGACCAGGACGTACGTGAGCACGATGACCAGGGCTGCACGAGGGATCGTGACCCCGAGGATGGTCATCGGCCCGGACAGATCCCACAGAACCTTGGTGAACGATACGACCGAGACCACCGCCTCGACCGCGCCCAATGCAAGCGCGCGGGACTGCTGCGTGAACGTGTCGGTATCTGCCTGGATTCGCTGATCAGGGTTGTCGATCGTGTTGTCGATGAACCGGGACCGATAGAACGCGCGGCCACGCATCCAGTCGGTGGTGACACGCTCGGTGAGCCACACCCGCCACCGAATATCGAACGCCAGCTTCGCGTACAGGTACACCAGCTCTTTGACCATCCAGATGGTGATCAGCAGGATGAACAGCTTCGCAGAGTTCCAGAACCCCGTTTTGGCTTCCGCGACCCCCGCCTCATCCGCAGCCTTCAGTGCGGACGCACCGACCTGGAACGAGGTGAACATGTCATTGCCCCAGTAGCTGATCAGCACGCTCAGCCGGACACTCAACAATGCCAGGATCAGCAGTGCCGCGATGAAAAGCCAAGTGCGCCAAGCCCCGGGGCCACGGAAATAGTCACCGCTGACATGCCAGAATTGGCGACCCCACTTCGTCAGCCTGAGCAACAACGCGGCGATGACCACGAAAACCACTGCGGTGATGAGGAAGGCGATCCCGAGCCATTTCAGGCTCTCGAACCACTCGACGCTCCAGTCCCTAGACGTCTCCACGCACGCTTCCCATCCCACGACGGCCCAAATTCGGCGCAGTCTAACCCGGCTGGTGCGGCTGCGCCCGACATGCTTCTACCGTCGATCGATCAACGAAAACGTACGTAGGTTAGCCTAGGCTGACTTACGCTGGAACTTGCTCTACGAAGGGTGTACCCCATGACGACTGTTCGGACTTCGCGCGTCTGGCGACGCGCGGCGGTGGCCGCGCTCGCCGGTGCCCTCGCCTTCGGCGTGGTCGCCTGCGGTTCCAGCGAGGACGAGTCCGCCTCGGGCGAAGCGGTGACCATCACCCACGCCCGCGGTGAGACGACCGTCCCCGGCACTCCGAAGAAGATCGTCGCCCTCGGCAACCAGTGGCTCGACAGCTCGCTGGCGCTCGGCGTGGTCCCCGTCGGCTACATCGACAACGTCTCCGCGGTGTCCAAGAGCACCCCGCCGTGGACGCCGGAGTCCCTGAAGTCGGCCACCGCCCTCAACACCACCGGCAATATCGCCGAGCAGGTCGCGGCGCTCGAGCCGGACCTGATCCTGGCCGACCCGTTCATCGCCGACCAGAAGACCTACGACGACCTGTCCAAGGTCGCCCCGACCCTGCCCGCGCTGACCAAGGACGCTGTCACCCCGTGGCAGGACCAGGTCACGGCGCTGGGCAAGGTGCTGCACAAGGAGTCCGACGCGAGCGCGGTGATCAAGAAGGTCGACGACAAGGTCGCCGCCATCTCCGCCGCCAACCCCGGCTTGAAGGGCAAGACCTTCGCCAGCACCTGGCTCGCCAGCCCCGCGCAGCTGATGGTGCTCACCGACCCCAACGACGGCTCGGCCAAGGTGTTCACCGCACTCGGCATGGGCATCCCGGCCAACCTCACCGCGCTGCCCGCCAACCAGGGCCGTCTGGCGCTGTCGCCGGAGAAGGTCGACGAGCTCACCGCCGACCTGCTGCTGGCCGGTTACTCCCCCGGCCTCGACGAGAAGTACCGGCAGCTGCCGGGTTACGCCGAGCTGCCGTCGGTGCGCAAGGGTTCGGTCGTTTTCCTGACCACTCAGGAGATCAGCGCGATCAACCAGCCCAGCGCCCTGTCGGTGCCGTACATGCTGGACAAGCTCGAGCCCGCGTTCGCCGCCGCCGCGAAATAGGCTCTGTCCCACCGGTTCTACCCCTGAGGATCTCACCGTGCTCGCCTCCGCTTACCCCGCCCAGACCCGATTCGCCCTGCGTGCCGGCGTCACCTGCCTGACGACGCCCGCCGGCGCGGTGCTGCTCAATCCGCCGCGCAACGAGAAGCTGACCGGTCTGGGCGCGGGGGCGCTGCAAGCGCTGAAAACCCTGAACCAGGGCCCGGCGACGGCGGCGGAAATGGCGACCGCGGCAGCCGGTGACGACATCACCGCCCTGATGCGCAAGCTCACCGACGGCGGCTGGCTCTCGGTGACGGTCCGCGACGGCGGCCGCGACCTCTACAGCATCCGCCCCTTCGCCGATCCCGTCCCGCGCCCCACCGTGGCGCTGCCCACCTGGTCGGCGACACTGTCGAAATTCGCTGTCCTGCATCGCGACAACCAGGGTTTCGTGCTCGAACACCCCACGGCGTGGTGCGACCTGCGCATCCACGACCCGCGCCTGCTCGCTCTGCTCGACGGCCCCCTCGCCGCCGATTCACCGGTGCCCGCCGCCGTGAAGACCCAGTTCATGGCCGATCTGCAGTGGTGCGGTTTCCTGGTCGACGGCGACGAAGAGGAGCGCGAGTTCACCACCCGCTCCTGGAACACTCCCGACCTGTGGTTCCACCGCCGCAGCACCCTCGGCGCCCGCACGGTGACCTGGGACGACTTCGGACCCACCCGCTGGGCCGACGGCCAGTTCCCCGAATTGCCCTTGCGCCGTGCGTCCTTCGACGGTGAACCGGTCGCCCTGCCGACGCCGGACCTGGTGTCGCTGCGCCTGTCCGATCCGAGCCTGGCCGCCACCATCGAAGACCGTGTCTCCACCCGCGCCTTCGACGACGCCGCCCCCATCACCTCGGTTCAGCTGGGCGAATTGCTGTTCCGCAGCGCCCGCACCCGCGAGGACGGCTCCCGCCCCTACCCCTCCGGCGGCGGCGCGTACGAACTCGAGATCTACCCCGTGGTGCGCAATGTCGCGGGCCTGGAAAACGGCATGTACCACTACGACTCGACCGACCACGCCCTGCGCCTGGTCGCGACCGCCGACGCTCCCGCCGTCCAGAAGCTCCTCAAATCCACCTCGGCCACGCTGGCAGGCGGCGCGCAACCGCAAGTCCTGCTGCTGGTCTCGGCCCGCGCGGGCCGCGTGATGTGGAGCTACGAACAGGTCGCCTACGCCAACATCCTCAAGCACGTCGGCGTCCTCATGC
It includes:
- a CDS encoding ABC transporter ATP-binding protein/permease, which translates into the protein MGWEACVETSRDWSVEWFESLKWLGIAFLITAVVFVVIAALLLRLTKWGRQFWHVSGDYFRGPGAWRTWLFIAALLILALLSVRLSVLISYWGNDMFTSFQVGASALKAADEAGVAEAKTGFWNSAKLFILLITIWMVKELVYLYAKLAFDIRWRVWLTERVTTDWMRGRAFYRSRFIDNTIDNPDQRIQADTDTFTQQSRALALGAVEAVVSVVSFTKVLWDLSGPMTILGVTIPRAALVIVLTYVLVSTVIAFWIGHPLIRINFLIERMNANFRYSLVRVRDSAESVAFYNGEDVERNGLLGRFAQVIQVQWSYVYRYLKFAGWNFVVGQSAYLFPYLIQAPRFFSGAVTLGGMNQTASAFGEIQSSLSFFRESYDDFAAYRASLIRLDGLMIASNDSRDLPKIAATDLDDTVKLDKVDVRKPDGEVLIDDLTLRLDPSDALVIKGASGSGKTTLLRALAQMWPYAAGEISRPAGTETLFLSQMPYLPLGDLRTAVEYPVKPEDVSDETLREVLAKVHLGHLVDRLDDEDDWAKILSPGEQQRLAFARILLVRPKVVFLDEATSAVDEGLEYSLYKLIRTEVPDTIVVSVAHRSTVDQHHTQVLTLEGDGPWELAPVKG
- the rplE gene encoding 50S ribosomal protein L5, coding for MTTSEQTQPRLKARYRAEIKDALNGEFEYANVMQIPGVVKVVVNMGVGDAARDAKLINGAVKDLELITGQKPEIRKATKSIAQFKLREGMPIGAKVTLRGDRMWEFLDRLVSIALPRIRDFRGLSPKQFDGNGNYTFGLSEQSMFHEIDVDSIDRPRGMDITVVTTATNNEEGRALLKHLGFPFKEN
- a CDS encoding ABC transporter substrate-binding protein gives rise to the protein MTTVRTSRVWRRAAVAALAGALAFGVVACGSSEDESASGEAVTITHARGETTVPGTPKKIVALGNQWLDSSLALGVVPVGYIDNVSAVSKSTPPWTPESLKSATALNTTGNIAEQVAALEPDLILADPFIADQKTYDDLSKVAPTLPALTKDAVTPWQDQVTALGKVLHKESDASAVIKKVDDKVAAISAANPGLKGKTFASTWLASPAQLMVLTDPNDGSAKVFTALGMGIPANLTALPANQGRLALSPEKVDELTADLLLAGYSPGLDEKYRQLPGYAELPSVRKGSVVFLTTQEISAINQPSALSVPYMLDKLEPAFAAAAK
- a CDS encoding type Z 30S ribosomal protein S14, which produces MAKKALRIKAEAKPKFAVRAYTRCQRCGRPHAVYRKFGLCRICVREMAHRGELPGVHKSSW
- the rplN gene encoding 50S ribosomal protein L14, whose translation is MIQQESRLRVADNTGAKEILCIRVLGGSSRRYAGIGDIIVATVKDAIPGANVKKGDVVKAVVVRTVKERRRPDGSYIKFDENAAVLIKPDNDPRGTRIFGPVGRELRDKRFMKIVSLAPEVL
- a CDS encoding SagB family peptide dehydrogenase; this translates as MLASAYPAQTRFALRAGVTCLTTPAGAVLLNPPRNEKLTGLGAGALQALKTLNQGPATAAEMATAAAGDDITALMRKLTDGGWLSVTVRDGGRDLYSIRPFADPVPRPTVALPTWSATLSKFAVLHRDNQGFVLEHPTAWCDLRIHDPRLLALLDGPLAADSPVPAAVKTQFMADLQWCGFLVDGDEEEREFTTRSWNTPDLWFHRRSTLGARTVTWDDFGPTRWADGQFPELPLRRASFDGEPVALPTPDLVSLRLSDPSLAATIEDRVSTRAFDDAAPITSVQLGELLFRSARTREDGSRPYPSGGGAYELEIYPVVRNVAGLENGMYHYDSTDHALRLVATADAPAVQKLLKSTSATLAGGAQPQVLLLVSARAGRVMWSYEQVAYANILKHVGVLMQTVYLAATAMHLGVVAQGFSDTSAFAAATGLDELEECNVGSIIIGSPAR
- the rplX gene encoding 50S ribosomal protein L24; the encoded protein is MKVHKGDTVLVISGKDKGAKGKVIQAFPATGKVLVEGVNRIKKHVADSANQRGASSGGIVTQEAPIQVSNVMVVDSDGNPTRVGYRTDEESGKRVRISRKNGKDI
- a CDS encoding cutinase family protein; the encoded protein is MRIFAGVLPAAEAIALIMTVLCAVMCVQAGRVSAKEPSRCAPFTALMAPGTWETTATADPAVPIGMLAPVGNGLAAALGEAVDVRYVPYAASAFDQGLTYSQSKDTLLAALREMLSGLCASTKVMIAGYSQGADGAGDVVADIGNGRGPISAERVIGVGLLADPKRDPSTTTALGPHAPGRGLAGIRPGGFGQLSPVVRTICLDGDLYCSIREGAQPFLAAIGQVFSGNADLPAFAGELSRSLVSQLSSGALAGVKPTMSALTAGTEALPVDSPRATTEVAEIGIEANSLAGVLRPLRELLAFVQKFPAAREKLRAAAAGSPEAAALAILDVLDQMDIEAALAATTELADAAQRLLDGGLDGAIDTAVEGLRDALAPLAHQVASEIAPLLGLDEATLSAGAQILKLLQPNVIIEQITNIGTGVMRLAAAMPRIMDCFAQLPEAIADRDVRSAHQLSGELNNLFAPAITMAARVDFALVSEILGAAAILDPSGLTMAVALVAELLSRLDMIRIAHDIGLIQEVGWRAVELLDDGDSAGAGAELAGLAPIGLDLAKAAAGLFTDVPKTDPALLGVPNEVDARRSALVEAIKSGDIRAVVDAVIALVDSTQLSELVDLVGQGVDVATFYASGVHMHYGPGAEQLRDFLNERTSR
- a CDS encoding alpha/beta hydrolase, translating into MSSHCARRRGSAFLLAALLGIGALVTPARAAADPYVDQLADAAATPALGWETCSDGFECASARVPMDYNSPQAAQIDLAVIKLPAADPARRIGTLFVNFGGPGPSGVDRLRERARWPWLFSDELRARFDLVSWDPRAVSRSAGTQCFAGADEQAAYLGSFPGTPTDPLDEPAFFAASADLAARCAQHAGPILRHASTANTARDLDLLRRAVGDEALTYHGISYGTQVGAVYANMFPGRVRAMAFDGSLDFEGNVNGHGADGVNLPLDTRQGVAAGIAETFDTFLRDCSAAGPRCAFAGGDPKLKWIALAERARLAPITVAGTPWTFSQIVSAASSLSRPDTYPDLAILLQSLFDAATVLPAKVPDALFAENHPANRVEAFYTIQCSDSTVPTDPTVYSRAAAAEDLQSRYFGRTAVFNATACAFWQAEDRDRYTGPWNRETAAPILVLNSRYDPATPLRGAKAGAAQLNRAQVVVIEGAGHSSMYVQSTCAEHLKRDYLFTAQLPPAGISCGIDRSPFA